A genomic segment from Nicotiana sylvestris chromosome 1, ASM39365v2, whole genome shotgun sequence encodes:
- the LOC104228956 gene encoding disease resistance protein Roq1-like isoform X2 produces the protein MDTQLVRGESSHFSYEVFLSFRGEDTRKTFTGHLYSKLCDDGINTFIDDEELRKGDVISSKLEKAIEESRISIIVFSRNYASSSWCLNELVKILECKEKLKQMVLPIFYDVDPSEVRKQTGLFGEALAKHKERPFGVQRVEKWRVALTEAANLSGWDLQNVVDGHESKFIEKIIQQVLQEVNQTPLDVAWHPVGVDSRVKDIELLLQNECEDGVRMIGIHGVGGIGKTTLAKAIYNQMFRLFDSSCFLSDVRSEAEEFGLVKLQEKLLQQVLKNKDIKVGSVAQGINLIKARLESKKVLIVLDDVDHRNQLESLIRERSWFGSGSLIITTTRDKRLLCRFGEKERYEAKLLNDNEAMLLFCWHAFDSHFPPEDYVNLAQAIIRYSGRLPLALVTLGSHLQGSSIEEWGYEFEKLKSIPHCDIQKILKISFDGLDDETQTVFLDIACAFHGFYEHEVTEMVNACGFHAKSAIATLVQKHLLQRSWNILEMHDLVRDMGREVVRMESARDPGKRSRLFIPHEVRDVLQGNKGSKKVEVLKVDQLAFEGLNLSTKAFKKMKNLRVLIMDELHISGDLELLSKELRWLSWKRCPLKCIPSNFPAVNLVVLDMRGSDIQEFQLNLQNPFNEGFFNAPTRAFQSKEHEDQLDLEIFLECKEIPEWCRNQVTASSMCLTMPTHNNDEYNFLGMVLWFVIDSLDAAPYPCYKISIAHKETVIVPWRYCLHEAFDGHRDIAYIRLLMALNERFDGEMIKGGERIEAWSEEVTVKKIGIHLLYLDQHGKVISLPGDVIQ, from the exons ATGGATACTCAATTAGTTCGAGGAGAATCATCTCACTTCTCTTATGAAGTATTCCTCAGTTTTAGAGGTGAAGACACCCGAAAAACATTCACTGGTCATCTTTATTCCAAGTTGTGTGATGATGGAATTAATACTTTCATTGACGATGAGGAATTGAGAAAGGGTGATGTGATTTCAAGTAAACTAGAGAAAGCAATTGAAGAGTCGAGAATTTCCATTATTGTTTTCTCAAGAAATTATGCTTCCTCTAGTTGGTGTCTAAATGAACTAGTTAAAATCCTTGAATGCAAAGAGAAATTAAAGCAGATGGTTTTGCCTATTTTCTATGATGTTGATCCTTCTGAGGTACGAAAGCAAACTGGGTTATTTGGAGAAGCTTTGGCTAAACACAAGGAACGACCATTTGGAGTTCAAAGGGTGGAGAAATGGAGAGTTGCACTTACTGAAGCTGCAAATTTATCTGGATGGGATTTGCAAAATGTTGTTGACGG GCATGAATCAAAGTTTATTGAAAAAATTATACAGCAAGTCCTACAAGAGGTTAACCAGACACCTCTAGATGTTGCTTGGCACCCAGTTGGAGTAGATTCTCGTGTCAAAGATATAGAGTTGTTATTGCAAAATGAATGTGAAGATGGAGTTCGCATGATTGGTATTCACGGAGTTGGTGGCATAGGGAAAACAACTCTAGCAAAAGCTATCTACAATCAAATGTTTCGACTCTTCGACAGTAGTTGCTTCCTTTCGGATGTTAGATCAGAAGCTGAAGAATTTGGTCTTGTCAAGCTACAAGAGAAACTTCTTCAACAAGTACTCAAAAATAAGGACATCAAAGTTGGCAGTGTCGCTCAAGGCATCAATCTAATCAAAGCAAGACTCGAGTCAAAGAAGGTTCTAATTGTTCTTGATGACGTGGACCACAGAAACCAATTAGAATCCTTAATAAGAGAAAGAAGCTGGTTTGGTTCGGGTAGTTTAATAATCACTACCACCCGAGACAAGCGATTGCTATGTCGGTTTGGAGAAAAAGAGAGATATGAGGCCAAACTATTAAATGACAATGAAGCTATGTTACTTTTTTGTTGGCATGCTTTTGATAGTCATTTTCCACCAGAAGATTATGTTAATTTGGCACAAGCCATAATCAGATATTCTGGTAGGCTACCATTAGCTCTTGTGACATTGGGGTCACATTTACAAGGAAGTTCTATAGAAGAATGGGGATATGAATTCGAAAAACTAAAATCAATTCCTCATTGTGATATCCAAAAGATTCTCAAGATAAGCTTTGATGGACTTGATGATGAAACACAGACTGTTTTCCTCGATATTGCATGCGCCTTCCATGGGTTTTATGAGCATGAAGTTACTGAAATGGTAAATGCATGTGGCTTTCATGCTAAAAGTGCAATTGCAACTTTAGTCCAAAAACACTTGCTCCAAAGATCTTGGAATATTTTGGAGATGCATGATTTAGTGCGAGATATGGGAAGAGAAGTCGTTCGCATGGAATCAGCTCGAGACCCTGGAAAACGGAGTAGATTATTCATCCCTCACGAAGTCCGTGATGTTCTACAAGGAAATAAA GGTTCCAAAAAGGTAGAAGTACTGAAGGTAGACCAACTAGCATTTGAGGGACTGAACTTGAGCACCAAAgcatttaagaaaatgaaaaaccTTAGGGTTCTTATAATGGATGAGTTACATATTAGTGGAGATTTGGAGCTGTTATCCAAGGAGCTCAGATGGTTGTCTTGGAAAAGATGTCCTTTAAAATGTATACCATCAAATTTTCCAGCTGTGAATCTTGTAGTTCTAGATATGCGGGGGAGTGATATCCAAGAATTTCAATTGAATTTGCAG AATCCATTCAATGAAGGCTTCTTTAATGCACCTACTCGAGCATTTCAATCTAAAGAACACGAAGATCAG CTTGATTTAGAAATTTTTCTCGAATGCAAGGAGATTCCAGAATGGTGCAGGAATCAAGTAACAGCTTCATCTATGTGTTTGACTATGCCGACACATAATAATGACGAGTATAACTTCTTAGGAATGGTTCTCTGGTTTGTTATCGACTCTTTGGATGCAGCCCCTTATCCATGCTACAAGATTAGTATTGCCCATAAAGAGACTGTAATTGTTCCTTGGAGATATTGCTTACATGAGGCTTTTGATGGACATAGAGATATTGCTTACATAAGGCTTTTGATGGCCTTAAATGAACGTTTTGATGGCGAGATGATTAAAGGTGGGGAAAGGATAGAAGCATGGTCTGAAGAAGTTACAGTAAAGAAGATAGGGATCCATCTGTTATATTTAGACCAACATGGTAAAGTTATATCTTTGCCTGGAGACGTTATACAATAA
- the LOC104228956 gene encoding disease resistance protein RUN1-like isoform X1, with protein MDTQLVRGESSHFSYEVFLSFRGEDTRKTFTGHLYSKLCDDGINTFIDDEELRKGDVISSKLEKAIEESRISIIVFSRNYASSSWCLNELVKILECKEKLKQMVLPIFYDVDPSEVRKQTGLFGEALAKHKERPFGVQRVEKWRVALTEAANLSGWDLQNVVDGHESKFIEKIIQQVLQEVNQTPLDVAWHPVGVDSRVKDIELLLQNECEDGVRMIGIHGVGGIGKTTLAKAIYNQMFRLFDSSCFLSDVRSEAEEFGLVKLQEKLLQQVLKNKDIKVGSVAQGINLIKARLESKKVLIVLDDVDHRNQLESLIRERSWFGSGSLIITTTRDKRLLCRFGEKERYEAKLLNDNEAMLLFCWHAFDSHFPPEDYVNLAQAIIRYSGRLPLALVTLGSHLQGSSIEEWGYEFEKLKSIPHCDIQKILKISFDGLDDETQTVFLDIACAFHGFYEHEVTEMVNACGFHAKSAIATLVQKHLLQRSWNILEMHDLVRDMGREVVRMESARDPGKRSRLFIPHEVRDVLQGNKGSKKVEVLKVDQLAFEGLNLSTKAFKKMKNLRVLIMDELHISGDLELLSKELRWLSWKRCPLKCIPSNFPAVNLVVLDMRGSDIQEFQLNLQCCRSLKKLDLSHCKQLRSTPNFNGSMSLETLYLYECSGLMEIHPSIGNLSRLIELYISGCEKLTDLPSSICQLISVNYLSISDCSSIKTLPDNLGDMKSLRFLSAVDTGIKQLPRSVEMLRNLETLGVGGRKIEAKRSISGRGVPQIQYSLSTFVTVLRLIYCNLSEADIPRNIGSLSSLKYLDLSGNSFYCLPFDFSKLRLLEELCLNDCQNLQTLPSVSNLENLRYLELKNCQKLVKITELDNLPSIERFNMINCSSLQNPFNEGFFNAPTRAFQSKEHEDQLDLEIFLECKEIPEWCRNQVTASSMCLTMPTHNNDEYNFLGMVLWFVIDSLDAAPYPCYKISIAHKETVIVPWRYCLHEAFDGHRDIAYIRLLMALNERFDGEMIKGGERIEAWSEEVTVKKIGIHLLYLDQHGKVISLPGDVIQ; from the exons ATGGATACTCAATTAGTTCGAGGAGAATCATCTCACTTCTCTTATGAAGTATTCCTCAGTTTTAGAGGTGAAGACACCCGAAAAACATTCACTGGTCATCTTTATTCCAAGTTGTGTGATGATGGAATTAATACTTTCATTGACGATGAGGAATTGAGAAAGGGTGATGTGATTTCAAGTAAACTAGAGAAAGCAATTGAAGAGTCGAGAATTTCCATTATTGTTTTCTCAAGAAATTATGCTTCCTCTAGTTGGTGTCTAAATGAACTAGTTAAAATCCTTGAATGCAAAGAGAAATTAAAGCAGATGGTTTTGCCTATTTTCTATGATGTTGATCCTTCTGAGGTACGAAAGCAAACTGGGTTATTTGGAGAAGCTTTGGCTAAACACAAGGAACGACCATTTGGAGTTCAAAGGGTGGAGAAATGGAGAGTTGCACTTACTGAAGCTGCAAATTTATCTGGATGGGATTTGCAAAATGTTGTTGACGG GCATGAATCAAAGTTTATTGAAAAAATTATACAGCAAGTCCTACAAGAGGTTAACCAGACACCTCTAGATGTTGCTTGGCACCCAGTTGGAGTAGATTCTCGTGTCAAAGATATAGAGTTGTTATTGCAAAATGAATGTGAAGATGGAGTTCGCATGATTGGTATTCACGGAGTTGGTGGCATAGGGAAAACAACTCTAGCAAAAGCTATCTACAATCAAATGTTTCGACTCTTCGACAGTAGTTGCTTCCTTTCGGATGTTAGATCAGAAGCTGAAGAATTTGGTCTTGTCAAGCTACAAGAGAAACTTCTTCAACAAGTACTCAAAAATAAGGACATCAAAGTTGGCAGTGTCGCTCAAGGCATCAATCTAATCAAAGCAAGACTCGAGTCAAAGAAGGTTCTAATTGTTCTTGATGACGTGGACCACAGAAACCAATTAGAATCCTTAATAAGAGAAAGAAGCTGGTTTGGTTCGGGTAGTTTAATAATCACTACCACCCGAGACAAGCGATTGCTATGTCGGTTTGGAGAAAAAGAGAGATATGAGGCCAAACTATTAAATGACAATGAAGCTATGTTACTTTTTTGTTGGCATGCTTTTGATAGTCATTTTCCACCAGAAGATTATGTTAATTTGGCACAAGCCATAATCAGATATTCTGGTAGGCTACCATTAGCTCTTGTGACATTGGGGTCACATTTACAAGGAAGTTCTATAGAAGAATGGGGATATGAATTCGAAAAACTAAAATCAATTCCTCATTGTGATATCCAAAAGATTCTCAAGATAAGCTTTGATGGACTTGATGATGAAACACAGACTGTTTTCCTCGATATTGCATGCGCCTTCCATGGGTTTTATGAGCATGAAGTTACTGAAATGGTAAATGCATGTGGCTTTCATGCTAAAAGTGCAATTGCAACTTTAGTCCAAAAACACTTGCTCCAAAGATCTTGGAATATTTTGGAGATGCATGATTTAGTGCGAGATATGGGAAGAGAAGTCGTTCGCATGGAATCAGCTCGAGACCCTGGAAAACGGAGTAGATTATTCATCCCTCACGAAGTCCGTGATGTTCTACAAGGAAATAAA GGTTCCAAAAAGGTAGAAGTACTGAAGGTAGACCAACTAGCATTTGAGGGACTGAACTTGAGCACCAAAgcatttaagaaaatgaaaaaccTTAGGGTTCTTATAATGGATGAGTTACATATTAGTGGAGATTTGGAGCTGTTATCCAAGGAGCTCAGATGGTTGTCTTGGAAAAGATGTCCTTTAAAATGTATACCATCAAATTTTCCAGCTGTGAATCTTGTAGTTCTAGATATGCGGGGGAGTGATATCCAAGAATTTCAATTGAATTTGCAG tgttgtagaagtttgaagaaACTGGATCTCTCTCATTGCAAGCAACTCAGAAGCACTCCAAACTTCAATGGTTCAATGAGTCTTGAGACTTTGTATCTCTATGAATGCTCAGGTTTGATGGAGATCCATCCATCAATAGGAAATTTGTCCAGACTAATTGAACTATATATATCTGGTTGCGAAAAACTTACGGATCTTCCAAGCAGCATATGCCAGCTAATATCCGTTAATTACTTGAGCATTAGTGACTGCTCATCAATAAAAACACTGCCAGATAACCTTGGAGATATGAAAAGTCTAAGATTTCTTTCTGCAGTTGATACGGGTATAAAACAACTGCCTAGATCTGTTGAAATGCTAAGAAATCTTGAAACATTGGGAGTGGGAGGTCGAAAGATAGAGGCCAAAAGGAGTATTTCTGGAAGAGGAGTCCCTCAGATACAATATTCCTTGTCAACTTTTGTGACCGTATTGAGGCTTATATACTGTAATTTATCCGAGGCTGATATTCCTAGGAATATTGGGAGCTTATCCTCCTTAAAATATTTAGATTTGAGTGGCAACAGTTTCTATTGTCTACCCTTTGATTTTTCCAAGTTACGATTATTGGAAGAGTTATGTTTGAATGACTGTCAGAATCTTCAAACACTCCCATCagtatcaaatttagaaaatcTTCGATATCTTGAACTTAAAAATTGTCAAAAATTGGTCAAGATTACAGAGTTGGACAACCTCCCTTCTATAGAGCGGTTTAATATGATTAATTGTAGTTCTCTGCAGAATCCATTCAATGAAGGCTTCTTTAATGCACCTACTCGAGCATTTCAATCTAAAGAACACGAAGATCAG CTTGATTTAGAAATTTTTCTCGAATGCAAGGAGATTCCAGAATGGTGCAGGAATCAAGTAACAGCTTCATCTATGTGTTTGACTATGCCGACACATAATAATGACGAGTATAACTTCTTAGGAATGGTTCTCTGGTTTGTTATCGACTCTTTGGATGCAGCCCCTTATCCATGCTACAAGATTAGTATTGCCCATAAAGAGACTGTAATTGTTCCTTGGAGATATTGCTTACATGAGGCTTTTGATGGACATAGAGATATTGCTTACATAAGGCTTTTGATGGCCTTAAATGAACGTTTTGATGGCGAGATGATTAAAGGTGGGGAAAGGATAGAAGCATGGTCTGAAGAAGTTACAGTAAAGAAGATAGGGATCCATCTGTTATATTTAGACCAACATGGTAAAGTTATATCTTTGCCTGGAGACGTTATACAATAA